In the Thermomicrobiales bacterium genome, one interval contains:
- a CDS encoding PHP domain-containing protein, producing MTTTSNGHAAPTERIAIPARAPVDLHLHTLASDGAWTPSALIDHLAQRGFRVAAICDHDTQRSVVQAIELGKLRGVHVIPGVEVTCGWNGRQLHILCYGIRPDRTDPDAQPFLKLMHTIDLQLQENAADAARRIEADGKPLPNLEQVRAGRPLWPFHVLSAAIEMQHVPNLTKAAELVVALGGAFTADLPLTDVVEAAHRAGGVCSIAHPGRADAVGIVSEEDIDRIVAETGMDGLEAHYRSYTDQQTALYRRLADERGMFISAGSDSHALHRPVNPRPWHAIWAKDLLERLGVELAPLPDGEPVWIAGMDPEASLPAPVPPPPTPDPEPMETEASIAAELGETR from the coding sequence ATGACCACTACTTCCAATGGACATGCCGCGCCAACCGAGCGGATCGCCATTCCAGCGCGCGCGCCCGTGGATCTCCATCTGCATACCCTGGCAAGCGATGGAGCATGGACGCCTTCGGCGTTGATCGACCATCTGGCCCAGCGAGGCTTTCGCGTGGCGGCGATTTGCGATCACGATACGCAGCGGTCTGTTGTGCAAGCGATCGAGCTGGGCAAGCTTCGCGGCGTGCACGTGATCCCTGGTGTGGAGGTCACCTGCGGCTGGAACGGCCGTCAGCTCCATATTCTCTGCTACGGGATTCGACCCGATCGGACCGACCCGGACGCGCAGCCATTTTTGAAGTTGATGCACACGATCGATCTCCAACTCCAGGAGAACGCGGCCGATGCCGCCCGCCGGATCGAAGCTGATGGCAAGCCGCTTCCCAATCTCGAGCAGGTGCGTGCAGGGCGACCGCTCTGGCCATTTCATGTGCTCAGCGCTGCGATCGAGATGCAGCATGTGCCGAACCTCACCAAGGCCGCGGAGCTGGTGGTCGCGCTTGGAGGCGCCTTCACCGCCGATCTGCCGTTGACCGATGTCGTCGAAGCAGCGCACCGAGCCGGCGGCGTCTGTTCGATCGCGCATCCAGGCCGCGCGGACGCGGTCGGCATCGTTTCGGAAGAGGACATCGATCGAATCGTTGCGGAAACGGGGATGGACGGCCTGGAAGCGCACTACCGCTCGTATACCGATCAGCAGACAGCCCTCTACCGAAGGTTGGCAGACGAGCGTGGGATGTTCATCTCAGCGGGATCTGACTCGCACGCGCTTCATCGCCCGGTCAACCCTCGTCCGTGGCACGCCATCTGGGCGAAAGACCTGCTGGAACGGCTCGGTGTCGAGCTGGCGCCGCTTCCTGACGGTGAGCCGGTCTGGATCGCCGGGATGGACCCGGAAGCGTCTCTTCCGGCGCCGGTTCCTCCGCCGCCTACGCCCGATCCCGAACCGATGGAAACCGAGGCGAGTATTGCCGCCGAACTTGGAGAAACCCGATGA